A genome region from Anopheles stephensi strain Indian chromosome 2, UCI_ANSTEP_V1.0, whole genome shotgun sequence includes the following:
- the LOC118505424 gene encoding uncharacterized protein LOC118505424 isoform X1 encodes MSLKKASRTKSLSLSGDDFPLRPVAGTGNVTGKPKAAFSTVKRPEDTLKIMKYIDDNVIGKGVAFLGPYGRRKVVYADYASSGRSLQFLEDYINKEVLPAFGDISCISAVTGLQSHLYDNEARDLVRAAVGANGEDEIVFCDNPAERLCYLLSNPNVCDLSTSQFHNNSHSAISNISFGALHQQSLQLGTTIRHNSFSNTSTLSDSVVDVSQSNQSLSAAPPILFVSTSEPVSNLRSWIDAGWQIERIIKNHEGFLDLVDLEKRLQHYAESRRKMVGLFSGASRLTGILADDVATTILLHQYDALSIWDHSMAASCAPICTNPILPGAQKDAIFFHCNRLVGGVQAPGVLVIKRRLIEHSTSFLTDSVGVVGAVRAGLVLQLKESLGSQAIMGRMEKTCKQMLAHVRTIPEIALLGPPCTTAKRLTTLCFMVRHPRGAFLHHRFVVAVLNDVFGIQATADNMVGDSLGINPQLMVEYEKLLNDESLRAGCLHPGYTRITFPFFMPEAEVAFILEALKMVATEAWKLLPQYEVDERSGEWRHHSNSLAKERKWLGAIRYIDGKMLFSDRRISGPGSFPQNYSDCLQTARNLFNRARKMAQRSTTEEIVLKLPNVAMEKLRWYMLSGEAHELLLGHSHNVKNTVPFDPTRIPENSSLMLIHRHHSLSALDIKRFKSRSLPASPLQISNRRQNSSSPCQSHSPTPTSSPPMVRFSVGGEVTTLLNPAPMATGHVSSSAGIIAAGGPIGRDMNVSRNRCHSWGAASYRTHIGPSLAARNVTNVQEAQDNSTADRHDTSSISLHTLGPQTRASLGLVEAQPHLPFAAVQQRAYQTQQSVPAPAQQRTPLRRPLSVAATAPIPLPMMMTARLPKQRSCSCSSQTDVSLQRNESPPQPGTASPTPSLPNLRSLMGSSCSESTEDIQAYVKEMTKELATEIKSEIREVISKVEDVLESTDSIEMSSLVNFNSLGQLSHPPVENKRDSISTSDVVDYLREFSKEMTNEVKSEIRDVVNAVDEIISPEGFLGTRKNSPPDILRNNSGASGGNHPPHGNTAAGGHKLLIKQRYSDIAPDANIHRPRSADNDHSKHRSESFPRPSSAASPERMGMMGPPLHYVSAIAKSFDPRSSTMSSQDSGINMNFCDAADESHRVRVCRTGTASDRIRTVSADVDSSSKPTIPPRRLISEPSGGSIRETSSPSGTDVSTTTAQLEDGNTAGKSPLTRQQHVLNRTPSGEAGPIVQSPCVTSVTGGGTAVHTIQWHQMPKEVWKQAAEALDEHQMLQEGDRVLVCLSGSSSSMCLLHLLHQFCQTRQLKIELAAVTVGAGGDCEVDPRTLMLYLKELGVTYFYEPQAATNESLSDQLMRHARTRQYNVLAMASTLDKLADRFLSSLFYRGELCALQAVQRSDAASSSLGGDDVRIIRPLLFLREKTFAEFAVAQGIPSRTACLVSRPDGADTLRELLHKQELVNPLVYHNIRNALRPIVSLRTEASKSAYEMLRSSLNTRE; translated from the exons TGGTATATGCCGATTACGCCTCGTCTGGACGTTCGTTGCAGTTTTTAGAAGATTACATTAATAAGGAAGTTTTGCCGGCATTTGGTGATATCAGCTGCATATCAGCCGTTACGGGCCTGCAGTCACATTTATATGA CAATGAAGCCAGAGACCTGGTGCGGGCAGCCGTCGGTGCCAATGGAGAAGATGAGATCGTTTTCTGTGATAATCCCGCCGAACGTTTGTGCTATCTGCTGTCGAATCCGAACGTGTGCGACCTCAGCACCTCCCAGTTCCACAATAATTCTCACAGTGCCATAAGCAACATTTCCTTCGGCGCTTTGCACCAACAATCGCTACAGCTAGGCACCACAATTCGGCACAATAGTTTTTCCAATACTTCCACCCTGTCGGACAGCGTGGTAGATGTTAGCCAGTCCAACCAGAGCCTGTCTGCAGCGCCTCCAATTTTGTTCGTCAGTACCTCGGAACCGGTGTCTAACCTtcgctcatggatcgatgcgGGTTGGCAGATCGAGCGCATAATAAAAAATCACGAAGGATTCCTGGATTTGGTCGATTTGGAGAAAAGGTTGCAGCACTACGCCGAATCGCGGCGCAAGATGGTGGGCCTGTTTTCCGGTGCGTCCCGACTGACGGGCATTCTGGCGGATGACGTTGCTACCACGATTCTGCTGCACCAGTACGACGCACTCTCGATATGGGACCACTCGATGGCCGCATCGTGTGCACCGATCTGCACCAACCCCATACTGCCCGGTGCACAGAAGGACGCCATATTTTTCCACTGCAATCGGCTGGTCGGTGGTGTGCAGGCGCCGGGCGTGCTAGTCATTAAGCGTAGGCTAATCGAACACAGTACCTCCTTCCTGACGGACTCGGTCGGGGTGGTCGGTGCCGTACGAGCGGGACTCGTGCTGCAGCTGAAGGAGTCGCTCGGTTCGCAGGCGATCATGGGCCGCATGGAGAAAACGTGCAAGCAGATGCTGGCCCACGTGCGCACCATTCCGGAGATTGCCCTGCTCGGCCCACCGTGCACAACGGCCAAGCGTCTCACCACGCTTTGCTTCATGGTGCGGCATCCGCGGGGCGCCTTCCTGCACCACCGGTTCGTGGTGGCTGTGCTGAACGATGTGTTCGGTATACAGGCCACGGCCGATAATATGGTCGGCGATTCGCTCGGAATCAATCCGCAGCTGATGGTAGAGTATGAGAAGCTGCTGAACGATGAATCGTTGCGGGCGGGCTGTCTGCATCCGGGCTACACGCGTATCACCTTTCCATTCTTCATGCCAGAAGCGGAAGTGGCCTTCATACTGGAAGCACTCAAGATGGTAGCTACCGAGGCCTGGAAGCTGCTACCTCAGTACGAAGTGGACGAACGTTCCGGCGAATGGCGGCACCATTCGAACTCGCTGGCAAAGGAACGCAAGTGGCTGGGCGCCATCCGTTACATCGATGGCAAAATGTTGTTCTCCGATCGGCGCATTTCTGGTCCGGGCTCATTCCCGCAGAACTATTCGGACTGTTTGCAGACGGCGCGGAATCTCTTCAATCGCGCGCGTAAAATGGCTCAACGGTCCACCACGGAGGAAATCGTACTGAAGCTGCCGAATGTGGCAATGGAGAAGCTCCGCTGGTACATGCTATCCGGGGAAGCGCACGAACTGTTGCTGGGCCACTCGCATAATGTAAAAAATACAGTACCCTTCGATCCTACTAGAA TACCTGAGAACTCGTCGCTAATGTTGATACATCGCCACCACAGCCTGTCGGCGTTGGACATCAAACGGTTCAAGAGTCGCAGTTTGCCAGCCTCGCCGCTGCAGATATCGAACCGACGGCAGAACTCATCCTCCCCGTGCCAATCGCACAGTCCCACACCGACCTCGTCGCCGCCGATGGTGAGATTTTCGGTCGGCGGTGAAGTCACGACCCTGCTCAATCCTGCCCCGATGGCAACGGGTCACGTCAGTAGCTCGGCCGGCATTATTGCCGCTGGTGGTCCGATCGGACGCGACATGAACGTCAGCCGTAACAG ATGTCACAGTTGGGGAGCCGCCAGCTATCGCACCCACATCGGCCCTAGCCTTGCCGCACGGAATGTGACCAACGTACAGGAGGCTCAGGATAACAGTACGGCCGACCGGCATGACACCAGTTCGATCTCTCTGCACACACTCGGACCTCAAACGCGTGCGAGCCTGGGGCTGGTGGAAGCGCAGCCCCATCTGCCATTCGCCGCCGTACAGCAACGCGCCTACCAAACGCAACAGTCAGTGCCGGCACCGGCACAGCAACGGACACCGTTGCGCCGTCCACTGTCGGTGGCCGCTACAGCGCCGATTCCACTGCCCATGATGATGACGGCTCGGCTTCCGAAGCAGCGATCCTGCTCGTGCAGCAGCCAGACGGACGTGAGCCTGCAGCGCAACGAAAGTCCACCGCAGCCGGGCACGGCATCGCCGACACCGAGCCTCCCTAATCTACGGTCGCTTATGGGAAG TAGCTGCAGTGAAAGCACGGAAGATATCCAGGCGTACGTGAAGGAGATGACGAAGGAGTTGGCCACCGAGATCAAGTCCGAGATACGGGAGGTGATCAGCAAGGTCGAGGACGTCCTCGAAAGCACCGACAGCATCGAGATGAGCAGCTTGGTGAACTTTAATTCGCTCGGACAGTTAAG CCATCCACCGGTGGAAAACAAGCGCGATTCCATATCAACCAGCGACGTGGTCGACTATCTGCGCGAGTTCAGCAAAGAGATGACGAACGAGGTGAAGTCGGAGATACGGGACGTGGTGAACGCGGTGGATGAAATCATTTCGCCCGAAGGATTTCTCGGCACGCGCAAAAACTCACCCCCCGACATACTGCGCAACAACAGCGGGGCCAGCGGTGGAAACCATCCGCCCCACGGCAACACCGCTGCTGGAGGACACAAACT CTTGATCAAACAACGGTACAGCGATATAGCGCCGGACGCCAACATCCATCGGCCCCGGTCGGCCGACAACGATCACAGCAAGCACCGGTCGGAATCGTTCCCGAGACCAAGCTCGGCGGCCAGCCCGGAACGCATGGGCATGATGGGACCGCCGCTACACTACGTCAGCGCAATAGCCAAAAGCTTCGATCCACGGTCGTCCACCATGTCCTCGCAGGATTCGGGTATCAATATGAACTTTTGCGACGCAGCGGACGAGAGTCACCGTGTCCGGGTGTGCAGAACGGGGACCGCCAGCGATAG AATACGCACAGTGTCTGCCGATGTGGACAGTTCCAGCAAACCCACCATCCCACCACGTCGACTCATATCGGAACCGTCCGGTGGATCGATCCGGGAAACATCATCACCGTCCGGTACGGACGTGAGCACCACTACTGCTCAGCTGGAGGACGGTAACACAGCGGGCAAGAGTCCACTTACCCGCCAGCAGCACGTGCTCAACCGTACACCGTCGGGAGAGGCTGGACCGATCGTACAGTCGCCGTGTGTAACATCGGTCACCGGTGGTGGCACCGCCGTCCACACCATCCAGTGGCACCAGATGCCGAAGGAAGTCTGGAAGCAGGCAGCTGAG GCACTAGACGAACACCAAATGCTGCAGGAAGGGGACCGTGTGCTGGTGTGTCTGTCGGGCAGCAGCTCTTCCATGTGCTTGCTCCATCTGCTGCATCAGTTTTGTCAAACGCGTCAGCTAAAGATTGAGCTGGCCGCTGTTACGGTGGGCGCTGGGGGGGACTGTGAAGTTGACCCGCGCACACTGATGCTGTACCTGAAGGAGCTCGGTGTGACGTACTTCTACGAACCGCAAG CAGCCACAAACGAGTCGCTAAGCGATCAGCTCATGCGTCACGCACGAACCCGGCAGTACAATGTGTTGGCTATGGCCAGCACGCTGGACAAGCTGGCTGATCGATTCCTTTCGTCCTTGTTTTACCGGGGTGAGCTTTGTGCACTGCAGGCCGTACAGCGTTCCGACGCAGCGTCCAGTTCCCTCGGGGGAGATGATGTACGGATTATCCGGCCGTTGCTGTTTCTGCGGGAAAAGACATTCGCCGAGTTTGCCGTCGCCCAGGGAATACCGAGCCGTACCGCGTGCCTCGTTTCGCGTCCTGACGGTGCGGACACTTTAAGAGAGTTGCTGCACAAACAGGAGCTGGTCAATCCGCTCGTATACCACAACATTCGGAATGCTCTAAGGCCGATCGTTTCTTTACG AACTGAAGCCTCCAAGTCGGCGTACGAAATGCTTCGTT
- the LOC118505424 gene encoding uncharacterized protein LOC118505424 isoform X7, whose amino-acid sequence MSLKKASRTKSLSLSGDDFPLRPVAGTGNVTGKPKAAFSTVKRPEDTLKIMKYIDDNVIGKGVAFLGPYGRRKVVYADYASSGRSLQFLEDYINKEVLPAFGDISCISAVTGLQSHLYDNEARDLVRAAVGANGEDEIVFCDNPAERLCYLLSNPNVCDLSTSQFHNNSHSAISNISFGALHQQSLQLGTTIRHNSFSNTSTLSDSVVDVSQSNQSLSAAPPILFVSTSEPVSNLRSWIDAGWQIERIIKNHEGFLDLVDLEKRLQHYAESRRKMVGLFSGASRLTGILADDVATTILLHQYDALSIWDHSMAASCAPICTNPILPGAQKDAIFFHCNRLVGGVQAPGVLVIKRRLIEHSTSFLTDSVGVVGAVRAGLVLQLKESLGSQAIMGRMEKTCKQMLAHVRTIPEIALLGPPCTTAKRLTTLCFMVRHPRGAFLHHRFVVAVLNDVFGIQATADNMVGDSLGINPQLMVEYEKLLNDESLRAGCLHPGYTRITFPFFMPEAEVAFILEALKMVATEAWKLLPQYEVDERSGEWRHHSNSLAKERKWLGAIRYIDGKMLFSDRRISGPGSFPQNYSDCLQTARNLFNRARKMAQRSTTEEIVLKLPNVAMEKLRWYMLSGEAHELLLGHSHNVKNTVPFDPTRIPENSSLMLIHRHHSLSALDIKRFKSRSLPASPLQISNRRQNSSSPCQSHSPTPTSSPPMVRFSVGGEVTTLLNPAPMATGHVSSSAGIIAAGGPIGRDMNVSRNRCHSWGAASYRTHIGPSLAARNVTNVQEAQDNSTADRHDTSSISLHTLGPQTRASLGLVEAQPHLPFAAVQQRAYQTQQSVPAPAQQRTPLRRPLSVAATAPIPLPMMMTARLPKQRSCSCSSQTDVSLQRNESPPQPGTASPTPSLPNLRSLMGSSCSESTEDIQAYVKEMTKELATEIKSEIREVISKVEDVLESTDSIEMSSLVNFNSLGQLSHPPVENKRDSISTSDVVDYLREFSKEMTNEVKSEIRDVVNAVDEIISPEGFLGTRKNSPPDILRNNSGASGGNHPPHGNTAAGGHKLLIKQRYSDIAPDANIHRPRSADNDHSKHRSESFPRPSSAASPERMGMMGPPLHYVSAIAKSFDPRSSTMSSQDSGINMNFCDAADESHRVRVCRTGTASDRIRTVSADVDSSSKPTIPPRRLISEPSGGSIRETSSPSGTDVSTTTAQLEDGNTAGKSPLTRQQHVLNRTPSGEAGPIVQSPCVTSVTGGGTAVHTIQWHQMPKEVWKQAAEMLVKLAEMFKI is encoded by the exons TGGTATATGCCGATTACGCCTCGTCTGGACGTTCGTTGCAGTTTTTAGAAGATTACATTAATAAGGAAGTTTTGCCGGCATTTGGTGATATCAGCTGCATATCAGCCGTTACGGGCCTGCAGTCACATTTATATGA CAATGAAGCCAGAGACCTGGTGCGGGCAGCCGTCGGTGCCAATGGAGAAGATGAGATCGTTTTCTGTGATAATCCCGCCGAACGTTTGTGCTATCTGCTGTCGAATCCGAACGTGTGCGACCTCAGCACCTCCCAGTTCCACAATAATTCTCACAGTGCCATAAGCAACATTTCCTTCGGCGCTTTGCACCAACAATCGCTACAGCTAGGCACCACAATTCGGCACAATAGTTTTTCCAATACTTCCACCCTGTCGGACAGCGTGGTAGATGTTAGCCAGTCCAACCAGAGCCTGTCTGCAGCGCCTCCAATTTTGTTCGTCAGTACCTCGGAACCGGTGTCTAACCTtcgctcatggatcgatgcgGGTTGGCAGATCGAGCGCATAATAAAAAATCACGAAGGATTCCTGGATTTGGTCGATTTGGAGAAAAGGTTGCAGCACTACGCCGAATCGCGGCGCAAGATGGTGGGCCTGTTTTCCGGTGCGTCCCGACTGACGGGCATTCTGGCGGATGACGTTGCTACCACGATTCTGCTGCACCAGTACGACGCACTCTCGATATGGGACCACTCGATGGCCGCATCGTGTGCACCGATCTGCACCAACCCCATACTGCCCGGTGCACAGAAGGACGCCATATTTTTCCACTGCAATCGGCTGGTCGGTGGTGTGCAGGCGCCGGGCGTGCTAGTCATTAAGCGTAGGCTAATCGAACACAGTACCTCCTTCCTGACGGACTCGGTCGGGGTGGTCGGTGCCGTACGAGCGGGACTCGTGCTGCAGCTGAAGGAGTCGCTCGGTTCGCAGGCGATCATGGGCCGCATGGAGAAAACGTGCAAGCAGATGCTGGCCCACGTGCGCACCATTCCGGAGATTGCCCTGCTCGGCCCACCGTGCACAACGGCCAAGCGTCTCACCACGCTTTGCTTCATGGTGCGGCATCCGCGGGGCGCCTTCCTGCACCACCGGTTCGTGGTGGCTGTGCTGAACGATGTGTTCGGTATACAGGCCACGGCCGATAATATGGTCGGCGATTCGCTCGGAATCAATCCGCAGCTGATGGTAGAGTATGAGAAGCTGCTGAACGATGAATCGTTGCGGGCGGGCTGTCTGCATCCGGGCTACACGCGTATCACCTTTCCATTCTTCATGCCAGAAGCGGAAGTGGCCTTCATACTGGAAGCACTCAAGATGGTAGCTACCGAGGCCTGGAAGCTGCTACCTCAGTACGAAGTGGACGAACGTTCCGGCGAATGGCGGCACCATTCGAACTCGCTGGCAAAGGAACGCAAGTGGCTGGGCGCCATCCGTTACATCGATGGCAAAATGTTGTTCTCCGATCGGCGCATTTCTGGTCCGGGCTCATTCCCGCAGAACTATTCGGACTGTTTGCAGACGGCGCGGAATCTCTTCAATCGCGCGCGTAAAATGGCTCAACGGTCCACCACGGAGGAAATCGTACTGAAGCTGCCGAATGTGGCAATGGAGAAGCTCCGCTGGTACATGCTATCCGGGGAAGCGCACGAACTGTTGCTGGGCCACTCGCATAATGTAAAAAATACAGTACCCTTCGATCCTACTAGAA TACCTGAGAACTCGTCGCTAATGTTGATACATCGCCACCACAGCCTGTCGGCGTTGGACATCAAACGGTTCAAGAGTCGCAGTTTGCCAGCCTCGCCGCTGCAGATATCGAACCGACGGCAGAACTCATCCTCCCCGTGCCAATCGCACAGTCCCACACCGACCTCGTCGCCGCCGATGGTGAGATTTTCGGTCGGCGGTGAAGTCACGACCCTGCTCAATCCTGCCCCGATGGCAACGGGTCACGTCAGTAGCTCGGCCGGCATTATTGCCGCTGGTGGTCCGATCGGACGCGACATGAACGTCAGCCGTAACAG ATGTCACAGTTGGGGAGCCGCCAGCTATCGCACCCACATCGGCCCTAGCCTTGCCGCACGGAATGTGACCAACGTACAGGAGGCTCAGGATAACAGTACGGCCGACCGGCATGACACCAGTTCGATCTCTCTGCACACACTCGGACCTCAAACGCGTGCGAGCCTGGGGCTGGTGGAAGCGCAGCCCCATCTGCCATTCGCCGCCGTACAGCAACGCGCCTACCAAACGCAACAGTCAGTGCCGGCACCGGCACAGCAACGGACACCGTTGCGCCGTCCACTGTCGGTGGCCGCTACAGCGCCGATTCCACTGCCCATGATGATGACGGCTCGGCTTCCGAAGCAGCGATCCTGCTCGTGCAGCAGCCAGACGGACGTGAGCCTGCAGCGCAACGAAAGTCCACCGCAGCCGGGCACGGCATCGCCGACACCGAGCCTCCCTAATCTACGGTCGCTTATGGGAAG TAGCTGCAGTGAAAGCACGGAAGATATCCAGGCGTACGTGAAGGAGATGACGAAGGAGTTGGCCACCGAGATCAAGTCCGAGATACGGGAGGTGATCAGCAAGGTCGAGGACGTCCTCGAAAGCACCGACAGCATCGAGATGAGCAGCTTGGTGAACTTTAATTCGCTCGGACAGTTAAG CCATCCACCGGTGGAAAACAAGCGCGATTCCATATCAACCAGCGACGTGGTCGACTATCTGCGCGAGTTCAGCAAAGAGATGACGAACGAGGTGAAGTCGGAGATACGGGACGTGGTGAACGCGGTGGATGAAATCATTTCGCCCGAAGGATTTCTCGGCACGCGCAAAAACTCACCCCCCGACATACTGCGCAACAACAGCGGGGCCAGCGGTGGAAACCATCCGCCCCACGGCAACACCGCTGCTGGAGGACACAAACT CTTGATCAAACAACGGTACAGCGATATAGCGCCGGACGCCAACATCCATCGGCCCCGGTCGGCCGACAACGATCACAGCAAGCACCGGTCGGAATCGTTCCCGAGACCAAGCTCGGCGGCCAGCCCGGAACGCATGGGCATGATGGGACCGCCGCTACACTACGTCAGCGCAATAGCCAAAAGCTTCGATCCACGGTCGTCCACCATGTCCTCGCAGGATTCGGGTATCAATATGAACTTTTGCGACGCAGCGGACGAGAGTCACCGTGTCCGGGTGTGCAGAACGGGGACCGCCAGCGATAG AATACGCACAGTGTCTGCCGATGTGGACAGTTCCAGCAAACCCACCATCCCACCACGTCGACTCATATCGGAACCGTCCGGTGGATCGATCCGGGAAACATCATCACCGTCCGGTACGGACGTGAGCACCACTACTGCTCAGCTGGAGGACGGTAACACAGCGGGCAAGAGTCCACTTACCCGCCAGCAGCACGTGCTCAACCGTACACCGTCGGGAGAGGCTGGACCGATCGTACAGTCGCCGTGTGTAACATCGGTCACCGGTGGTGGCACCGCCGTCCACACCATCCAGTGGCACCAGATGCCGAAGGAAGTCTGGAAGCAGGCAGCTGAG ATGTTGGTGAAGTTGGcggaaatgtttaaaatataa